From Nicotiana tabacum cultivar K326 chromosome 20, ASM71507v2, whole genome shotgun sequence, one genomic window encodes:
- the LOC107811984 gene encoding NADH dehydrogenase [ubiquinone] 1 beta subcomplex subunit 10-A-like encodes MGRKKGVEFDEGAPDDFDPNNPYKDPVAFFEMREHLVREKWIDIEKAKILREKLRWCYRIEGVNHLQKCRHLVQQYLDATRGIGWGKDLRPPFMHGPKVVEAVESE; translated from the exons ATGGGGAGGAAAAAAGGAGTAGAGTTCGATGAAGGAGCACCCGATGACTTCGACCCGAATAACCCGTACAAGGACCCGGTTGCTTTCTTCGAGATGAGGGAGCATTTGGTGAGGGAGAAATGGATCGACATTGAAAAGGCTAAGATCCTCCGTGAAAAGCTCCGTTGGTGCTATCGTATCGAAGGTGTTAATCACCTTCAGAAGTGTCGTCACCTTGTTCAGCAGTACCTTGATGCTACACGTGGCATTGGGTGGGGCAAGGACCTTCGTCCTCCCTTTATGCACG GCCCGAAGGTTGTTGAAGCTGTCGAATCCGAATGA